In Hydrogenovibrio thermophilus, the following are encoded in one genomic region:
- a CDS encoding CYTH domain-containing protein, translating to MAREIERKFLVKGEAWMAQADKEVHFAQGYLNDIQQTGSKSSVRIRLEGQEANINIKSLEIGLSRDEYEYPIDVDDAKKMLKTLCVGPVIEKIRYYVTFKSHIWEIDRFLGDNNGLIVAEVELSSEDEALELPEWVGREVTEIPRYYNISLSQRPYCNWSDNEKNI from the coding sequence ATGGCAAGAGAGATAGAACGTAAGTTTTTGGTCAAGGGCGAAGCCTGGATGGCGCAAGCCGATAAGGAAGTGCATTTTGCACAAGGGTATTTGAACGATATTCAGCAGACGGGCAGTAAAAGTTCGGTGCGTATCCGTTTGGAAGGGCAGGAAGCCAATATCAACATCAAAAGTTTGGAAATCGGCCTCAGTCGTGATGAATACGAGTATCCCATTGATGTGGACGACGCGAAAAAGATGTTGAAAACACTATGTGTCGGTCCGGTGATTGAAAAAATTCGATATTATGTTACATTTAAGTCACATATTTGGGAAATCGATCGCTTTTTAGGCGATAATAACGGTTTGATTGTGGCAGAAGTCGAGTTGTCGTCGGAAGATGAGGCACTTGAATTGCCGGAATGGGTCGGACGGGAAGTCACCGAAATCCCCCGATATTACAATATTAGTTTAAGCCAACGGCCTTATTGCAACTGGAGTGATAATGAAAAGAACATCTGA